The Octopus bimaculoides isolate UCB-OBI-ISO-001 chromosome 13, ASM119413v2, whole genome shotgun sequence genome includes a window with the following:
- the LOC106884191 gene encoding uncharacterized protein LOC106884191 isoform X2, which produces MAFCEDAELWRLFKKAETSLFNFRFQCMKPEEIFCSLKPVWKSAATISEKEDIKQLSFEGVLKVFMNIAESCGGLWASVIDKYYSGCKTDYFRIPFMYVLKLVSERRVRLERGDALVPFCRLHHVMTALFELMLESSRQQFQKIQMDLIDERIEKLFANLQKYFQLKCLHCESSRTASSLSHDIIDAKAKYFPPCMSYLHTALRTKHRLKHHDRIRYTLFLKEAGLPVHEAIMFWRNEYSQSCADAKTAGSCNHTWHKDEKRYVYNIRHLYGLEGSRVNYRAHTCSHIQVATDGCPFVSFDEQNLKKFLKETPADIQEDIKKLVQKKLYCDACRRFFTAKFERSTPEDCSMAQMEKPKVEKVENSEEKSLNSCREKHLVLSKTTDFDGEEDEKQINERRLCETLNPLSEELINSKSLSSNSLSPPSKISKTVLNDINQSHTQINHLSLRSSHNDGVNLATSLASAKKLELKDCKLEPTTFCHEQGLSQNQRSDFTKQQMSSDKQIDQSKNTGHCFNLKPVHFYELCKHNLEKTESKPKPN; this is translated from the exons ATGGCTTTTTGTGAAGATGCTGAGCTCTGGAGATTATTCAAGAAAGCCGAGACAAGTCTTTTCAACTTTAGATTCCAATGCATGAAACCCGAAGAGATTTTTTGTTCTCTTAAACCAGTTTGGAAATCCGCAGCTACCATCTCAGAGAAAGAAGACATAAAGCAATTATCTTTCGAAGGTGTATTAAAAGTCTTTATGAACATTGCCGAGAGCTGTGGTGGCTTATGGGCCAGCGTCATTGACAAATACTACTCCGGATGTAAAACTGACTACTTTCGTATTCCTTTCATGTATGTCTTGAAGTTGGTGTCTGAAAGGAGAGTACGACTTGAACGAGGAGATGCTCTTGTTCCGTTCTGTCGACTGCACCATGTCATGACGGCACTCTTTGAGCTTATGTTGGAATCCAGTCGGCAGCAGTTTCAGAAGATTCAAATGGACCTCATCGATGAAAGAATTGAAAAACTGTTTGCTAATCTCCAG aAATATTTCCAGTTGAAATGTCTGCACTGTGAAAGCAGCAGAACTGCCAGTAGTTTGTCTCATGACATAATTGATGCCAAAGCGAAGTATTTCCCTCCCTGTATGTCGTACCTCCACACGGCGCTGCGGACCAAACACAGACTGAAGCACCACGATCGA ATCCGTTACACGTTATTCTTAAAGGAAGCAGGACTGCCAGTTCACGAAGCAATTATGTTTTGGCGAAACGAGTACTCCCAGTCGTGTGCCGATGCTAAGACAGCAGGGAGTTGTAATCACACCTGGCACAAAGATGAGAAACGCTACGTGTATAACATTCGACATCTCTATGGCTTAGAAGGTTCACGAGTTAACTACAGAGCCCACACTTGTTCTCACATCCAG gttgctACTGATGGTTGCCCCTTTGTAAGTTTTGATGAACAAAATCTGAAGAAGTTCCTGAAAGAAACTCCTGCAGACATTCAGGAAGACATCAAGAAATTGGTTCAGAAGAAACTTTATTGTGATGCTTGCAGAAGATTCTTCACTGCCAAATTTGAAAGATCTACTCCTGAGGATTGTTCTATGGCACAAATGGAGAAACCTAAAGTGGAAAAAGTTGAAAACAGTGAAGAGAAATCTTTAAATTCTTGCAGAGAAAAGCATCTGGTTTTGAGTAAAACGACTGATTTTGATGGTGAGGAAGACGAAAAACAAATCAATGAAAGGCGCTTATGTGAAACTTTGAATCCTTTGTCAGAGGAACTAATTAattcaaaatcattatcatcaaatagCTTATCACCACCCTCAAAAATTAGCAAGACTGTTTTAAATGATATCAATCAATCCCATACACAAATTAATCATTTGTCTTTGCGTTCTTCACATAATGATGGTGTAAACTTGGCAACAAGTTTGGCATCAGCTAAAAAACTAGAACTAAAAGACTGTAAATTAGAACCAACGACTTTCTGCCATGAACAAGGTTTATCACAAAATCAAAGATCTGATTTCACCAAACAACAGATGTCttcagataaacagatagatcaAAGCAAAAATACAGGACATTGTTTTAATTTGAAACCAGTTCATTTTTATGAACTGTGTAAACATAATTTGGAAAAGACAGAATCAAAACCGAAACCAAAttag
- the LOC106884191 gene encoding uncharacterized protein LOC106884191 isoform X1, with the protein MSFYIKPPSGNISLEKLEKFSFKRLDFLIRVLGAGDDFMALTDLVKDLSLVVDSDCFIEGTKKDQVSHFILRMAFCEDAELWRLFKKAETSLFNFRFQCMKPEEIFCSLKPVWKSAATISEKEDIKQLSFEGVLKVFMNIAESCGGLWASVIDKYYSGCKTDYFRIPFMYVLKLVSERRVRLERGDALVPFCRLHHVMTALFELMLESSRQQFQKIQMDLIDERIEKLFANLQKYFQLKCLHCESSRTASSLSHDIIDAKAKYFPPCMSYLHTALRTKHRLKHHDRIRYTLFLKEAGLPVHEAIMFWRNEYSQSCADAKTAGSCNHTWHKDEKRYVYNIRHLYGLEGSRVNYRAHTCSHIQVATDGCPFVSFDEQNLKKFLKETPADIQEDIKKLVQKKLYCDACRRFFTAKFERSTPEDCSMAQMEKPKVEKVENSEEKSLNSCREKHLVLSKTTDFDGEEDEKQINERRLCETLNPLSEELINSKSLSSNSLSPPSKISKTVLNDINQSHTQINHLSLRSSHNDGVNLATSLASAKKLELKDCKLEPTTFCHEQGLSQNQRSDFTKQQMSSDKQIDQSKNTGHCFNLKPVHFYELCKHNLEKTESKPKPN; encoded by the exons ATGTCATTTTATATAAAACCTCCTTCTGGAAATATTTCCCTGGAAAAGCTGgagaaattttctttcaaacGCCTGGACTTTCTCATCCGAGTGCTGGGTGCTGGTGATGACTTCATGGCTTTGACTGATCTTGTCAAAGACTTGAGCCTAGTAGTTGACTCTGATTGCTTCATTGAAGGGACTAAGAAGGATCAAGTATCCCATTTTATTCTTAG AATGGCTTTTTGTGAAGATGCTGAGCTCTGGAGATTATTCAAGAAAGCCGAGACAAGTCTTTTCAACTTTAGATTCCAATGCATGAAACCCGAAGAGATTTTTTGTTCTCTTAAACCAGTTTGGAAATCCGCAGCTACCATCTCAGAGAAAGAAGACATAAAGCAATTATCTTTCGAAGGTGTATTAAAAGTCTTTATGAACATTGCCGAGAGCTGTGGTGGCTTATGGGCCAGCGTCATTGACAAATACTACTCCGGATGTAAAACTGACTACTTTCGTATTCCTTTCATGTATGTCTTGAAGTTGGTGTCTGAAAGGAGAGTACGACTTGAACGAGGAGATGCTCTTGTTCCGTTCTGTCGACTGCACCATGTCATGACGGCACTCTTTGAGCTTATGTTGGAATCCAGTCGGCAGCAGTTTCAGAAGATTCAAATGGACCTCATCGATGAAAGAATTGAAAAACTGTTTGCTAATCTCCAG aAATATTTCCAGTTGAAATGTCTGCACTGTGAAAGCAGCAGAACTGCCAGTAGTTTGTCTCATGACATAATTGATGCCAAAGCGAAGTATTTCCCTCCCTGTATGTCGTACCTCCACACGGCGCTGCGGACCAAACACAGACTGAAGCACCACGATCGA ATCCGTTACACGTTATTCTTAAAGGAAGCAGGACTGCCAGTTCACGAAGCAATTATGTTTTGGCGAAACGAGTACTCCCAGTCGTGTGCCGATGCTAAGACAGCAGGGAGTTGTAATCACACCTGGCACAAAGATGAGAAACGCTACGTGTATAACATTCGACATCTCTATGGCTTAGAAGGTTCACGAGTTAACTACAGAGCCCACACTTGTTCTCACATCCAG gttgctACTGATGGTTGCCCCTTTGTAAGTTTTGATGAACAAAATCTGAAGAAGTTCCTGAAAGAAACTCCTGCAGACATTCAGGAAGACATCAAGAAATTGGTTCAGAAGAAACTTTATTGTGATGCTTGCAGAAGATTCTTCACTGCCAAATTTGAAAGATCTACTCCTGAGGATTGTTCTATGGCACAAATGGAGAAACCTAAAGTGGAAAAAGTTGAAAACAGTGAAGAGAAATCTTTAAATTCTTGCAGAGAAAAGCATCTGGTTTTGAGTAAAACGACTGATTTTGATGGTGAGGAAGACGAAAAACAAATCAATGAAAGGCGCTTATGTGAAACTTTGAATCCTTTGTCAGAGGAACTAATTAattcaaaatcattatcatcaaatagCTTATCACCACCCTCAAAAATTAGCAAGACTGTTTTAAATGATATCAATCAATCCCATACACAAATTAATCATTTGTCTTTGCGTTCTTCACATAATGATGGTGTAAACTTGGCAACAAGTTTGGCATCAGCTAAAAAACTAGAACTAAAAGACTGTAAATTAGAACCAACGACTTTCTGCCATGAACAAGGTTTATCACAAAATCAAAGATCTGATTTCACCAAACAACAGATGTCttcagataaacagatagatcaAAGCAAAAATACAGGACATTGTTTTAATTTGAAACCAGTTCATTTTTATGAACTGTGTAAACATAATTTGGAAAAGACAGAATCAAAACCGAAACCAAAttag